The Salvia miltiorrhiza cultivar Shanhuang (shh) chromosome 2, IMPLAD_Smil_shh, whole genome shotgun sequence DNA window TTCCCTGTTATTTCTTTGTGATTTAACAGGGGGCTCGGCGATGATGATTATGGTACAGCTTCCTCTTTGATGCACACAATACCGTGATTGGGCCAAAGGTGGAGATATTGTTAGTTGGCCCAAATTTGGCCCAACAAGCCTATGCCCTATCCTCCTTATTTTGGCAGCCCTCCCATTTCCCCCTTCCAGTCGAAAATTAGTGCCCTTTTGGGGCTGTGACCCCTGCGCTTCTTCTCCCCCATGAACCTCTTCACCTTCCTTCTCTAGATCCTTCTATGGTAGGCTATTTAAAGAGCCCTTGGTCTGTGGCTGTAGTGTAGACGAAAATTGCTTAGTGTTCTTCCTTTGTGTGGAGGTGCTACCGGTGAAGGTGTAAGGCTTGTTGGCCGATTGTGGTGCCGGCGAGAGCAACGTCCCCTTTGTGATTCTTCGTGGCTTAGTGTGTGCGTGATCGAGAGGAAGAGAGCTGTACCTGAGCCGAGAAGATCGACGCCCCTTGTTCCTCTCTTTGTGTGTTTTTCCTTGCAGGTTGTCGAGGCTGCTGCTACCTCGTTGCTGCGCCGCTGTGCAGCTGCTGTTTTGCGGCTTTGTAGCTGCGCTGTGGCTGCCCAAAGTCGAAGGAAGCCTTCAACAACGACGACGAGGGTCGATACTCAACAATATTCATGTTAATTTGTGACGCGATATATATCAAAAATTGTTAATCGTAGTATACTAATATGATATCCATCAATTACAGTTATACAAGGAAATGGAGTATTTACTAGAATGAATCTATATATCAATGATCATTGATTGGTAAGAATGTTCAACAAGGTAACCCTAGTTTGAACCAATTGTCTGAACAATCTCTCCAATCCTCCCTCAAATTCTTCAATAATTTCATCAACAACTTGCAACCGTTTCTGCACATCACTCGTCATTTTCCCTTGAAGACCCAAATCCAAATTCTCAACCTCATTCACAGAGTCGCTATCATTGCCGGATTTCGCAGCCACAAACTTCGAAACCAGCGACCAGCCGCTGGGCCGCGCCGCCGCGTACGACAGAAACACCAGCACACTCCTGAAATTCGCGATGGTGATCCCGGCGATTTGCCTGAAGACGAAGCTGAAATCGCCTTCAGCACTTACTGAATGCTGATTCGATCCGCTCTTGATGATCGCGCTCTCCGATTTCTTAaggttttttagggttttggcgACGGTTTTCTGCATCTTCTTCCTCAAGGAGAAGTAGGCGGCGACGTCGTTTTGGACGGAGGAATCCGTGCCCTTCCTCCGCATCGCCGATTGAAGCGCGTGGACGTTTTCTCTCATCATCTGAAGCACCTCTCTGATGGCGCTGCACGCGTCAAGCAGATCGACCGACTGCGAGAGAGATTCCTCCATCGATTTCTCATCTTGATGATGAAATGCTGATTTCTGAGTGAATTCTTCAACGGAATTGTAGAGTTGTGCAAGCGCCACGAGTCCAGATTGAACCGACTCTGAGCTACCAGATCCACATTTCAATTTCTCCAACTCCGATTCCAAACTCTTTGAGCTCACTTGATCTAGTCTTGAAGGCAGACTGATTGATCTGAAATGTGTTTGTGTGAACGCCATTGTTGATCTTTTTTATCTTCTTCTAGAGAGAAAATGCCTTGGATTGGATTGATGATTTTGAGATGTTGAAAAAGTTTGGAAACGGAGAGTTGTATATATAGGGACATGCACGGATTTAATTTTGAG harbors:
- the LOC131013009 gene encoding uncharacterized protein LOC131013009, with translation MAFTQTHFRSISLPSRLDQVSSKSLESELEKLKCGSGSSESVQSGLVALAQLYNSVEEFTQKSAFHHQDEKSMEESLSQSVDLLDACSAIREVLQMMRENVHALQSAMRRKGTDSSVQNDVAAYFSLRKKMQKTVAKTLKNLKKSESAIIKSGSNQHSVSAEGDFSFVFRQIAGITIANFRSVLVFLSYAAARPSGWSLVSKFVAAKSGNDSDSVNEVENLDLGLQGKMTSDVQKRLQVVDEIIEEFEGGLERLFRQLVQTRVTLLNILTNQ